A part of Acipenser ruthenus chromosome 50, fAciRut3.2 maternal haplotype, whole genome shotgun sequence genomic DNA contains:
- the LOC131721957 gene encoding zinc finger and SCAN domain-containing protein 29-like, whose amino-acid sequence MDPAALNTMMEAQARRHEETFAAVMERMNAMFLAANQRREPVAEPAVAPPKPKVVKMSLEDDPEAYLTSFERQATAALWPREWWATQLGPNLIGEAQAAYHALTHEQAMDYDLVKKAILQRLDITEETHRRRFREYQRPEGVRPRVMAQQLVDQVTRWLCPGESTAEEVAEIVTIEQFIQLLGPEASNWVSRHRPTTLDAAVRLAEGYEDSMPTPLPTPIHPTPTFIRPRMAGPRPGPLHPHTPFTSGPAPSRSPTGGLAPQHWRPRSTPSWGRTGAHSPLSGRQRDNQAPWAPLPLECYRCHGVGHLARNCPSAMECGAASHYLVPATEEE is encoded by the coding sequence ATGGACCCTGCAGCACTGAACACCATGATGGAGGCTCAGGCACGGAGGCATGAAGAGACCTTTGCAGCGGTGATGGAGAGGATGAATGCCATGTTCCTCGCGGCTAACCAGAGGAGGGAACCGGTGGCCGAACCAGCAGTAGCGCCTCCGAAACCTAAAgtggtgaagatgtcgctggaggatgatcccgaggcctatttaACATCCTTTGAAAGGCAGGCGACAGCAGCCCtatggcctcgggagtggtgggctacccagctgGGACCCAATCTGAtcggggaagcccaggcagcctaccacgcTTTAACCCATGAACAAGCCATGGATTATGATCTTGTAAAGAAAGCCATCCTTCAGCGACTGGACATCACGGAGGAGACGCaccgccgccggttccgggagtaccaacGCCCAGAAGGAGTCCGACCCCGAGTAATGGCCCAGCAGTTGGTGGACcaggtgacccggtggctctgccctggtgaaagcacagcagaggaGGTGGCTGAGATTGTCACCATtgaacaatttatacagttgctgGGGCCAGAAGCCAGTAATTGGGTCAGCCGGCACCGGCCCACCACGCTGGACGCCGCGGTCAGGTTGGCTGAGGGGTACGAGGACTCTATGCCCACACCGCTGCCCACCCCGATACATCCCACGCCGACCTTCATCAGACCCAGGATGGCGGGCCCAAGGCCGGGGCCCCTTCACCCACACACACCCTTCACGTCTGGACCAGCACCCTCACGTTCCCCAACGGGTGGCCTCGCTCCACAACACTGGAGGCCGAGGtcaacccccagctggggtagaacagGGGCCCACTCCCCGCTGTCAGGTCGGCAGCGGGACAATCAGGCTCCGTGGGCGCCTCTCCCTCTGGAATGTTACCGGTGCCATGGGGTCGGCCACCTTGCCCGGAATTGCCCCTCAGCAATGGAGTGTGGTGCGGCTTCGCATTATTTGGTACCGGcgacag
- the LOC117407815 gene encoding zona pellucida sperm-binding protein 3-like, with translation MELFLSSVLLGLCCIPFAAPQDAGTVVCGVDSVSVRVLLNIGQALPLDPKGFLLGSCSPSTSSYNTVQFQSGLLDCGFMRMVTSSIISYMNVLMYQPTQSGFYQTPFTQAIVCTYTKLSGWTPPVYNPALGDASGFGKLEFTMGIMNEEFSAPRTSSLFFLGSPINIAAAVKQQFHMPLMVYVEECVAASTPQLSPSSQSYPLIANHGCFVDGQAASSRFLPRVQTSEIRLVVQAFKFTQLNTDVYIHCQLLAWDPAQLSNPTKKACSFNQRSRSWELLDNPGQSSVCSCCTSNCNMRERRDTAEEGLRHTAVLGPLRILPEELSAGSQEFYQRSPALSLEEPKQALAWLPVLAAPLLLMVVLGALSLGYYMCVWQHPRLCSKSSSELLIPAPH, from the exons ATGGAGTTATttctgagcagtgttttgttggGCCTTTGCTGTATTCCCTTTGCAGCACCACAGGACG CTGGGACTGTAGTCTGTGGTGTGGACtctgtcagtgtgagagtgttGCTGAACATTGGGCAGGCTCTTCCCCTGGACCCCAAAGGCTTTCTATTGGGAAGCTGCTCTCCGTCCACCAGCAGCtacaacactgtgcagttccaatccgggctgcttGATTGCGGGTTTATGCGCATG GTTACTTCCAGCATCATCAGTTACATGAATGTGCTGATGTACCAGCCCACCCAGAGTGGCTTCTACCAGACTCCATTCACTCAGGCTATTGTGTGCACCTACACCAA ACTTTCTGGCTGGACTCCTCCAGTGTATAACCCTGCACTTGGGGATGCTTCTGGGTTTGGGAAGCTGGAGTTTACAATGGGGATTATGAATG AGGAATTCTCAGCCCCCCGCACCTCCAGTCTGTTCTTCCTGGGGTCCCCCATCAACATCGCAGCCGCAGTGAAGCAGCAATTTCACATGCCGCTGATGGTCTACGTGGAAGAGTGTGTCGCTGCCAGCACTCCACAGCTGAGCCCTTCAAGCCAGTCCTACCCCCTCATCGCCAACCACGG ATGCTTTGTAGATGGCCAGGCTGCTAGCTCCAGGTTTCTGCCCAGAGTCCAGACCTCCGAGATCCGTCTTGTTGTCCAGGCCTTCAAGTTTACACAACTGAACACAGAT GTCTATATCCATTGCCAGCTGCTGGCCTGGGACCCTGCCCAGCTCAGTAACCCCACCAAGAAAGCCTGTTCATTCAACCAGAGATCCAGGAG ctgggAGCTCCTGGATAATCCTGGTCAGAGCTCTGTGTGCAGCTGCTGTACCTCCAACTGCAATAtgagggagaggagagacacag CTGAAGAGGGACTGAGACACACTGCAGTGCTGGGACCCCTGAGGATCCTTCCTGAAGAGCTGTCTGCTGGAAGCCAGGAATTCTACCAGAGGAGCCCTGCTCTATCACTGGAGG aACCAAAGCAGGCTCTGGCCTGGCTGCCTGTCCTGGCTGCTCCCTTGCTCCTGATGGTTGTCCTGGGAGCCCTGTCTCTGGGCTACTACATGTGCGTGTGGCAACATCCCAGACTCTGCTCCAAGTCCAGCAGTGAGCTTCTCATTCCTGCACCCCACTGA